In a single window of the Lineus longissimus chromosome 4, tnLinLong1.2, whole genome shotgun sequence genome:
- the LOC135485960 gene encoding complement receptor type 2-like, with translation MLYKLTNFKILIDENLCHHETGTVQFSRAQEIKCDSPGPVVGRRLKIQRMEPSSALTLCEVSVQAFQYRACQTKRYGPNCNNRCQCANDDTCDDKTGQCPSGCKDFFTGPYCNIAITCDPPSRLLNGKVSTTFLATVGWFVSYKCDKGFVLEGKENSTCVENVYGPGNVADSTPVCRAITCDPPSLTNGQVSVPKPVLLGSAVSYQCNTGYVLEGKESSTCVEVGTGNVKGSWADPTPVCTAITCDPPSLTNGRVSGPKPALLGSAVSYQCDTGYVLEGIGSSTCVEVGPGNVKGSWADPTPVCTAIICDPPSLTNGQVSVPRPALLGSAVSYQCDTGYVLEGKGRSTCVEDQPDNVKGSWADPTPVCTAITCDPPSLTNGQVSVPKPAHLGSAVSYQCYTGYVLEGKGSSTCVEDGPDNVKGKWADPAPVCTAITCEPPVISNGHVSVIKPALYGSTVTYRCNQGFVLDGEGSSKCIQNGTDNVYGKWTDQTHVCKAITCEPPVISNGYVSVIKPAVYGSTVTYHCNQGFVLDGKGSSKCSQNGTDNVYGKWTDQSPVCKAISCDKPLLLNGQVIAGVQSTHGTTVIFRCNEGFVLEGKTYSTCVHEDPNSAKGKWSEPTPVCKAISCDTPLLLNGQVIAGGQSTHDTTVIFKCDDGFILVGKTNSTCVHEDPNSAKGKWSEPTPVCKAITCEPPVISNGYVSVTKVAMYGSTVTYHCNQGFFLDGKRSSKCIQNGTDSVYGKWTDQSPVCKAISCDTPLLLNGHVIAGGLSTHGTTVIFRCDEGFILEGKTKSTCIHEDPNCAKGKWSEPTPVCKEIGLESPSSTLDYVHGDVEGRTNTRDESGSAMNIGIGIGCATVVLVLVIIGIILAIKNKSRESPPHETLEEEPPAKSNVKVFQNPLYNIEEWNEGQNETRGSSDETFRLDFL, from the exons ATGTTAT ACAAACTGACGAATTTTAAGATCTTGATAGATGAAAATCTCTGCCATCATGAAACTGGAACAGTACAGTTTAGTCGAGCACAAGAAATTAAATGTGACTCGCCGGGTCCTGTTGTCGGAAGACGCCTGAAGATCCAACGAATGGAACCATCGTCTGCTCTTACATTGTGCGAAGTGAGCGTACAGGCTTTCCAATATAGAG CATGCCAAACCAAGCGCTATGGCCCCAACTGCAACAACCGATGCCAATGTGCCAATGATGACACGTGTGATGACAAGACAGGACAGTGCCCATCTGGGTGTAAAGATTTTTTCACAGGCCCTTACTGTAACATAG CAATTACCTGCGACCCACCGTCACGACTGTTAAATGGAAAAGTTTCTACCACCTTTTTAGCAACCGTTGGTTGGTTCGTGAGTTACAAGTGCGACAAAGGCTTCGTTCTCGAAGGGAAAGAGAATTCAACCTGTGTCGAGAACGTTTACGGTCCTGGTAATGTGGCAGACTCAACTCCCGTCTGTAGAG cAATAACCTGCGACCCACCGTCCCTAACAAATGGACAAGTGTCTGTCCCAAAGCCTGTACTTCTAGGTTCAGCCGTTAGCTACCAGTGTAACACAGGTTACGTTCTAGAAGGGAAAGAGAGTTCCACCTGTGTCGAGGTTGGGACTGGTAATGTTAAAGGGAGCTGGGCTGACCCGACACCCGTGTGCACAG cAATAACCTGCGACCCACCGTCCCTAACAAATGGACGAGTGTCTGGCCCGAAGCCTGCACTTCTAGGTTCAGCCGTTAGCTACCAGTGTGACACAGGTTACGTTCTAGAAGGGATAGGGAGTTCTACCTGTGTCGAGGTTGGTCCTGGTAATGTTAAAGGGAGCTGGGCTGACCCGACACCTGTGTGCACAG CAATAATCTGCGACCCACCGTCCCTAACAAATGGACAAGTTTCTGTCCCGAGGCCTGCACTTCTAGGTTCAGCAGTTAGCTACCAGTGTGACACAGGTTACGTTCTAGAAGGGAAAGGGCGTTCCACTTGTGTCGAGGATCAACCTGATAATGTTAAAGGGAGCTGGGCTGACCCGACACCCGTATGCACAG CAATAACCTGCGACCCACCGTCCCTAACAAATGGACAAGTGTCTGTCCCGAAGCCTGCCCATCTAGGTTCAGCCGTTAGCTACCAGTGTTACACAGGTTACGTTCTGGAAGGGAAAGGGAGTTCTACCTGTGTCGAGGATGGACCTGATAATGTTAAAGGGAAATGGGCTGACCCAGCACCCGTGTGCACAG ctattacctgtgaacctcctgtcatatcaaacggacatgTATCAGTCATCAAACCAGCcttgtatgggtcaactgtaacctatcgttgtaaccaaggctttgttctggatggggAAGGGAGCTCAAAGTgtattcaaaatggaactgacaatgtttatgggaaatggactgaccagacgCATGTGTGTAAAG ctattacctgtgagcctcctgtcatatcaaacggatatgtatcagtcatcaaaccagccgtgtatgggtcaactgtaacctatcattgtaaccaaggctttgttctggatggaAAAGGGAGCTcaaagtgtagtcaaaatggaacagacaatgtttatgggaaatggactgaccagtcgcctgtgtgtaaag CCATAAGTTGCGACAAACCattgttactgaatggacaagttaTAGCGGGTgttcaaagtacccatggcacgacagtgatctttaggTGCAACGAAGGCTTCGTTCTCGAAGGAAAGACatattctacgtgtgttcatgaagatccaaacagcgccaagggaaagtggtcagagccaacgcctgtttgcaaag CCataagttgcgacacaccattgttgctgaatggacaagtaatagcgggtggtcaaagtacccatgacacgacagtgatctttaaATGCGACGACggcttcattctcgtaggaaagacgaattctACGTgcgttcatgaagatccaaacagcgccaagggaaagtggtcagagccaacacctgtttgcaaag ctattacctgtgaacctcctgtcatatcaaacggatatgtatcagtcaccaaagtAGCTATGTATGgttcaactgtaacctatcattgtaaccaaggctttttTCTGGATGGGAAACGGAGCTCAAAGTgtattcaaaatggaactgacagtgTTTacgggaaatggactgaccagtcGCCTGTTTGTAAAG CTataagttgcgacacaccattattACTGAATGGACACGTAATAGCGGGTGGgctaagtacccatggcacgacagtgatctttagatgcgacgaaggtTTCATTCTTGAAGGAAAGACAAAATCTACGTGtattcatgaagatccaaactgcgccaagggaaagtggtcagagccaacacctgtttgcaaag AAATTGGATTGGAGTCACCTTCGTCGACATTGGATTACGTGCATGGAGACGTAGAAGGACGCACAAATACGCGTGATGAATCAG GATCAGCAATGAACATCGGAATTGGTATTGGCTGCGCGACAGTTGTTCTCGTCTTGGTAATCATTGGTATTATTTTggcaattaaaaacaaaag TCGAGAAAGCCCACCACATGAAACACTCGAAGAAGAGCCCCCTGCCAAATCCAACGTGAAGGTCTTCCAGAATCCACTTTACAATATAGAGGAATGGAACGAAGGACAAAACGAAACAAGGGGCAGTTCTGATGAGACGTTCCGCCTAGATTTTCTTTGA
- the LOC135486416 gene encoding uncharacterized protein LOC135486416: MRQIFYLIIFQNVIFFNIAAENGLESPSSPSSTIDYLLRGDFGEGANTRSISGSALNIGIGIGCAVVVLVFVTIGVILVIKKRRRESPPRETLEEVPRVKANMKDFQNPLYNMEGLDDGNTCTVKRDITFQTFRPDVV; encoded by the exons atgagacAGATATTTTATCTGATCATTTTTCAGAATGTTATTTTTTTTAACATCGCAGCAG AAAATGGATTAGAGTCGCCCTCGTCGCCCTCGTCGACCATTGACTACTTGTTGCGTGGGGATTTTGGAGAAGGCGCAAATACACGTAGTATATCAG GATCAGCCCTCAACATCGGCATTGGTATTGGCTGCGCAGTAGTTGTTCTAGTCTTTGTAACCATTGGTGTCATTTTAGTTATTAAGAAAAGAAG ACGAGAAAGCCCACCACGCGAAACACTCGAAGAAGTCCCCCGTGTCAAGGCCAACATGAAGGACTTCCAGAACCCACTTTACAACATGGAAGGCTTGGAcgatggaaatacatgtacagtgaaaaGGGACATCACTTTTCAGACATTCCGCCCAGATGTTGtttga